Proteins encoded in a region of the Sander lucioperca isolate FBNREF2018 chromosome 18, SLUC_FBN_1.2, whole genome shotgun sequence genome:
- the ktn1 gene encoding kinectin isoform X5 has product MAVDIYDSQYLLILAPSLVIALMFLFFWLFMKETSYDEVLARQKRDLKLPPSKPDTRKKNEKKKSKKKESASGGGGESEEDLRDFDVADGANSSTLEVEEEPALVATPDPAPPTPIPYVPVSVSPDAPAGLRERKKKEKKAAKAAAAAAAAAAAAAAAAAAAAVTAPSSEEPEVNGSKPVSRKTEPFLAAGKQSSPPSPQLEVQVQVQATQAPVQAQTPPQISGKKKEKKKQKAEPVDDQQPEVKAEQAPAPVKKEAPIVAETKVLDGATPSATSGRKKNSAKRQKTEHDEAHVLADSAASANHQAGHNDDVHSKGSGKKQKNETDKENTEVKLKELLSGLSSLALSEAEAVSVIALLGEKSPNALDAWHKSAARPDPAAQERERLLTTLQEEASIAKDKVKQLSQELQVEKQKTGRVEAMMREQRGAMEKELGSMQGKAQGSYQELQTMQIKFQQVREQLESQITRLQQENGILRDAVSSATNQMESKNSAELNKLRSEYASLMKELADNNSKLQQEEHQRKSLEVSYKQNVSQLEAQLQDAKRSWDELQKFLHSVNAEREKLQASKQELHSKLLAVETEMNNKNKEIQTLHSSLTEAMVSKDLLEQRVMELMSQHSMPDDSMQARVQDLMNENKGLQVQSETLQVQNETLHAQISSQVTHVSHIEELQKLLADKELQRKSLEDSLNAERSSGASRETNMQALHNENVSLKAEIQNLQAQISDQTASQLALDQFQKSVREKEDNMKTVEDLLEKGLIEVANKEEELKAIREENKALKQEIETLQRKTAEQASSESIVEELHSKIQEKDVKLKSLEESLQIAQDSSSTREKTVEALELQLAALQVEVEQLRQKETLEELTRSGTQIQELQAQLAAKDHEIQMLQAELEARTKELSEKVEQIHQQQSHTAVPSPELLTALSEKEKQVSDLQGELAELRDSLELHRKKNNELREKNWSAMEALSATEAMLQGKLSKAVKENQTALTMCQAECRDVLHRLLPHVPLPNEQNHQEWLHRFEGAVAESSAAQSTPALGDSKGLAEKLKEAEEAQRILQKDCDTYKKVLAETEGILQRLQNSVEQEESRWRVKLELSQGELREMSLKVTALEQDVERLTDGAELENLRRGKEHLESELERAERESATYVTEVRELKDLLTELQTRLDGSYTEAIRQNEELNLLKTQLTETLSKLETEENERQKVAGDLYTAQQSLDLIQGELSKVTDNGDDLIENSSLSSQREEIDRKEKMTAGLNQTVRELQQLLQGVSRQLTKRKEGEADKDLPKV; this is encoded by the exons TCTTCATGAAGGAAACCTCCTACGATGAGGTGCTGGCCAGGCAGAAACGCGACCTCAAGCTACCACCATCTAAGCCAGACACCCGTaagaagaatgaaaaaaagaagagcaaGAAGAAGGAGAGTGCcagtggaggtggaggggagtCGGAAGAGGATCTTCGGGATTTTGATGTGGCTGATGGTGCCAACAGCTCCACCCTGGAGGTAGAAGAGGAACCTGCACTAGTGGCTACTCCAGATCCTGCTCCTCCAACACCTATTCCCTATGTGCCTGTTTCAGTGTCACCTGATGCTCCTGCTGGTctaagggagagaaagaagaaggagaaaaaggCTGCCAaggccgctgctgctgctgctgctgctgctgctgctgctgctgctgctgctgctgctgcagcagttACTGCTCCTTCTTCTGAGGAGCCAGAAGTGAACGGCTCAAAGCCGGTCAGCCGCAAGACAGAGCCATTCCTGGCTGCAGGCAAACAGTCCAGCCCTCCCTCTCCCCAGCTTGAGGTTCAGGTACAGGTCCAAGCTACTCAGGCTCCTGTTCAGGCTCAGACACCGCCACAGATTTctggaaagaaaaaggagaagaagaaacaaaaagCAGAGCCAG TGGATGACCAGCAGCCAGAGGTTAAGGCTGAGCAAGCTCCAGCTCCAGTCAAGAAGGAAGCTCCCATTGTGGCTGAAACCAAAGTTCTGGACGGTGCAACCCCAAGTGCTACCAGTGGCAGGAAGAAGAACTCTGCCAAGAGGCAGAAGACTGAGCATG ATGAAGCCCATGTGCTGGCTGACTCAGCAGCTTCTGCGAACCACCAGGCAGGCCATAACGATGATGTACATTCCAAAGGGAGTGGcaagaaacagaagaatgagACTGACAAAG AGAACACGGAGGTGAAGCTGAAGGAGCTGCTGTCTGGTCTGTCCAGCCTGGCTCTGTCAGAGGCCGAGGCTGTCAGCGTGATAGCTCTCCTCGGGGAGAAGAGCCCTAATGCTTTGGATGCTTGGCACAAA TCTGCGGCTAGGCCTGACCCAGCTGCACAGGAACGAGAGAGACTTCTTACAACTCTGCAGGAGGAGGCTTCCATTGCCAAGGACAAAGTGAAACAGCTTAGCCAG GAGCTTCAAGTTGAGAAGCAAAAGACAGGCCGGGTGGAGGCCATGATGAGAGAGCAACGTGGAGCCATGGAGAAAGAACTGGGTAGCATGCAGGGCAAAGCACAAGGCAGCTACCAGGAGCTCCAGACCATGCAGATAAAG TTTCAGCAGGTAAGGGAGCAGCTGGAAAGCCAGATCACTCGACTGCAGCAGGAGAACGGCATCCTGAGGGACGCAGTCAGCTCTGCCACCAACCAGATGGAGAGCAA GAATTCAGCAGAGCTGAACAAGCTGCGTTCTGAGTATGCCAGCCTGATGAAAGAGCTGGCGGACAACAACAGCAAGCTGCAGCAGGAGGAGCACCAGAGGAAGTCACTGGAGGTCAGCTATAAGCAGAACGTGTCCCAGCTGGAG GCCCAACTGCAGGATGCTAAGCGAAGTTGGGACGAACTGCAGAAGTTCCTCCACAGTGTCAatgctgagagagagaaacttcAGGCCTCAAAGCAAG AGCTTCACAGCAAGCTGTTGGCAGTGGAGACAGAGATGAACAACAAGAATAAGGAGATCCAGACCCTACACAGCAGCCTGACTGAAGCAATGGTTTCCAAGGATCTGCTGGAGCAGAGAGTGATGGAGCTTATGTCCCAGCACAGTATGCCTGATGACTCAATGCAAGCCCGGGTTCAG GACCTTATGAATGAAAACAAAGGTCTTCAGGTCCAGAGCGAGACCCTGCAAGTCCAGAATGAGACCCTGCATGCCCAGATCTCCTCACAG GTCACCCATGTCTCTCACATTGAGGAGCTACAGAAGCT ATTGGCTGATAAGGAGTTGCAGAGAAAGAGTCTGGAGGATTCTTTAAATGCGGAGAGAAGCAGTGGGGCCAGTAGGGAAACTAACATGCAG GCCTTGCACAATGAGAACGTGTCACTGAAGGCAGAGATTCAGAATCTGCAGGCACAGATTTCTGATCAG ACTGCCTCCCAACTGGCTTTGGACCAGTTCCAAAAGAG TGTCCGGGAGAAGGAGGACAACATGAAAACCGTAGAGGACCTTCTGGAGAAGGGGCTGATTGAGGTGGCCAACAAGGAGGAAGAGCTCAAg GCTATAAGAGAAGAAAACAAGGCACTAAAACAAGAAATAGAGACCCTTCAGAGAAAGACAGCAGAACAG GCATCATCAGAGTCGATAGTGGAAGAACTTCACAGCAA GATCCAAGAGAAGGATGTGAAGCTAAAATCATTGGAGGAGAGTCTACAGATAGCACAAGACAGCAGCTCTACCAGAGAGAAGACAGTTGAG GCTCTGGAGCTGCAGTTGGCTGCCCTGCAGGTAGAGGTAGAGCAGCTGAGACAGAAGGAGACATTAGAAGAGCTGACCAGATCTGGTACCCAGATCCAAGAACTCCAGGCTCA GCTAGCAGCAAAGGACCATGAAATCCAGATGCTACAGGCTGAGCTGGAGGCAAGGACTAAGGAGCTGAGTGAGAAGGTGGAGCAGATACACCAACAG CAGTCCCACACAGCAGTGCCAAGCCCAGAGCTTCTTACAGC GTTGTCAGAGAAGGAGAAGCAGGTCTCAGATCTCCAGGGTGAGCTGGCTGAGCTGAGGGACTCCCTGGAGCTTCATAGGAAGAAGAACAAC GAGCTTCGGGAGAAAAACTGGAGTGCAATGGAAGCTCTGTCAGCTACCGAGGCCATGCTTCAAGGGAAACTCAGCAAAGCTGTCAAG GAGAACCAGACAGCACTGACAATGTGTCAGGCCGAGTGTCGAGATGTTCTGCACAGACTTCTGCCCCATGTGCCTCTGCCCAATGAGCAG AACCATCAGGAATGGCTCCACAGATTTGAGGGGGCAGTAGCTGAAAGCTCAGCTGCACAATCCACCCCTGCACTAGGGGACTCTAAG GGACTGGCTGAGAAGCTGAAAGAAGCCGAGGAAGCTCAAAGGATTCTGCAGAAAGACTGTGACACATACAAGAAGGTGTTGGCAGAGACG GAGGGCATCCTGCAGCGCCTCCAGAACAGCGTGGAGCAGGAGGAGTCTCGCTGGAGGGTGAAGCTGGAGCTATCGCAGGGAGAGCTCcgagag ATGAGCCTGAAAGTCACAGCTCTGGAGCAAGATGTTGAGAGACTAACTGATGGCGCAGAGTTGGAAAAT CTTAGAAGAGGAAAGGAGCACTTGGAGTCTGAGTTGGAGAGGGCGGAGCGTGAGAGTGCCACCTATGTAACAGAGGTCAGAGAG CTCAAAGATCTGTTGACTGAATTGCAGACCAGACTTGATGGCTCATATACAGAGGCTATCAGACAGAATGAGGAGCTGAATTTG CTGAAAACCCAGCTCACTGAGACGCTGTCCAAGCTGGAGACCGAAGAGAACGAGAGGCAAAAGGTGGCCGGTGACCTGTATACG GCCCAGCAGTCTCTTGATCTGATCCAAGGGGAGCTCTCAAAAGTGACTGACAACGGTGATGACCTGATAGAGAATAGCAGTCTGTCGTCACAGAGA GAAGAGATTGACAGAAAGGAGAAAATGACTGCAGGACTGAACCAAACAGTCAGAGAACTGCAGCAGCTGCTACAAGGCGTCAGCCGGCAACTCACCAAGAGAAAGGAAGGG GAGGCTGACAAAGATCTGCCCAAGGTATAG
- the ktn1 gene encoding kinectin isoform X4: MAVDIYDSQYLLILAPSLVIALMFLFFWLFMKETSYDEVLARQKRDLKLPPSKPDTRKKNEKKKSKKKESASGGGGESEEDLRDFDVADGANSSTLEVEEEPALVATPDPAPPTPIPYVPVSVSPDAPAGLRERKKKEKKAAKAAAAAAAAAAAAAAAAAAAAVTAPSSEEPEVNGSKPVSRKTEPFLAAGKQSSPPSPQLEVQVQVQATQAPVQAQTPPQISGKKKEKKKQKAEPVDDQQPEVKAEQAPAPVKKEAPIVAETKVLDGATPSATSGRKKNSAKRQKTEHVDEAHVLADSAASANHQAGHNDDVHSKGSGKKQKNETDKENTEVKLKELLSGLSSLALSEAEAVSVIALLGEKSPNALDAWHKSAARPDPAAQERERLLTTLQEEASIAKDKVKQLSQELQVEKQKTGRVEAMMREQRGAMEKELGSMQGKAQGSYQELQTMQIKFQQVREQLESQITRLQQENGILRDAVSSATNQMESKNSAELNKLRSEYASLMKELADNNSKLQQEEHQRKSLEVSYKQNVSQLEAQLQDAKRSWDELQKFLHSVNAEREKLQASKQELHSKLLAVETEMNNKNKEIQTLHSSLTEAMVSKDLLEQRVMELMSQHSMPDDSMQARVQDLMNENKGLQVQSETLQVQNETLHAQISSQVTHVSHIEELQKLLADKELQRKSLEDSLNAERSSGASRETNMQALHNENVSLKAEIQNLQAQISDQTASQLALDQFQKSVREKEDNMKTVEDLLEKGLIEVANKEEELKAIREENKALKQEIETLQRKTAEQASSESIVEELHSKIQEKDVKLKSLEESLQIAQDSSSTREKTVEALELQLAALQVEVEQLRQKETLEELTRSGTQIQELQAQLAAKDHEIQMLQAELEARTKELSEKVEQIHQQQSHTAVPSPELLTALSEKEKQVSDLQGELAELRDSLELHRKKNNELREKNWSAMEALSATEAMLQGKLSKAVKENQTALTMCQAECRDVLHRLLPHVPLPNEQNHQEWLHRFEGAVAESSAAQSTPALGDSKGLAEKLKEAEEAQRILQKDCDTYKKVLAETEGILQRLQNSVEQEESRWRVKLELSQGELREMSLKVTALEQDVERLTDGAELENLRRGKEHLESELERAERESATYVTEVRELKDLLTELQTRLDGSYTEAIRQNEELNLLKTQLTETLSKLETEENERQKVAGDLYTAQQSLDLIQGELSKVTDNGDDLIENSSLSSQREEIDRKEKMTAGLNQTVRELQQLLQGVSRQLTKRKEGEADKDLPKV; this comes from the exons TCTTCATGAAGGAAACCTCCTACGATGAGGTGCTGGCCAGGCAGAAACGCGACCTCAAGCTACCACCATCTAAGCCAGACACCCGTaagaagaatgaaaaaaagaagagcaaGAAGAAGGAGAGTGCcagtggaggtggaggggagtCGGAAGAGGATCTTCGGGATTTTGATGTGGCTGATGGTGCCAACAGCTCCACCCTGGAGGTAGAAGAGGAACCTGCACTAGTGGCTACTCCAGATCCTGCTCCTCCAACACCTATTCCCTATGTGCCTGTTTCAGTGTCACCTGATGCTCCTGCTGGTctaagggagagaaagaagaaggagaaaaaggCTGCCAaggccgctgctgctgctgctgctgctgctgctgctgctgctgctgctgctgctgctgcagcagttACTGCTCCTTCTTCTGAGGAGCCAGAAGTGAACGGCTCAAAGCCGGTCAGCCGCAAGACAGAGCCATTCCTGGCTGCAGGCAAACAGTCCAGCCCTCCCTCTCCCCAGCTTGAGGTTCAGGTACAGGTCCAAGCTACTCAGGCTCCTGTTCAGGCTCAGACACCGCCACAGATTTctggaaagaaaaaggagaagaagaaacaaaaagCAGAGCCAG TGGATGACCAGCAGCCAGAGGTTAAGGCTGAGCAAGCTCCAGCTCCAGTCAAGAAGGAAGCTCCCATTGTGGCTGAAACCAAAGTTCTGGACGGTGCAACCCCAAGTGCTACCAGTGGCAGGAAGAAGAACTCTGCCAAGAGGCAGAAGACTGAGCATG TAGATGAAGCCCATGTGCTGGCTGACTCAGCAGCTTCTGCGAACCACCAGGCAGGCCATAACGATGATGTACATTCCAAAGGGAGTGGcaagaaacagaagaatgagACTGACAAAG AGAACACGGAGGTGAAGCTGAAGGAGCTGCTGTCTGGTCTGTCCAGCCTGGCTCTGTCAGAGGCCGAGGCTGTCAGCGTGATAGCTCTCCTCGGGGAGAAGAGCCCTAATGCTTTGGATGCTTGGCACAAA TCTGCGGCTAGGCCTGACCCAGCTGCACAGGAACGAGAGAGACTTCTTACAACTCTGCAGGAGGAGGCTTCCATTGCCAAGGACAAAGTGAAACAGCTTAGCCAG GAGCTTCAAGTTGAGAAGCAAAAGACAGGCCGGGTGGAGGCCATGATGAGAGAGCAACGTGGAGCCATGGAGAAAGAACTGGGTAGCATGCAGGGCAAAGCACAAGGCAGCTACCAGGAGCTCCAGACCATGCAGATAAAG TTTCAGCAGGTAAGGGAGCAGCTGGAAAGCCAGATCACTCGACTGCAGCAGGAGAACGGCATCCTGAGGGACGCAGTCAGCTCTGCCACCAACCAGATGGAGAGCAA GAATTCAGCAGAGCTGAACAAGCTGCGTTCTGAGTATGCCAGCCTGATGAAAGAGCTGGCGGACAACAACAGCAAGCTGCAGCAGGAGGAGCACCAGAGGAAGTCACTGGAGGTCAGCTATAAGCAGAACGTGTCCCAGCTGGAG GCCCAACTGCAGGATGCTAAGCGAAGTTGGGACGAACTGCAGAAGTTCCTCCACAGTGTCAatgctgagagagagaaacttcAGGCCTCAAAGCAAG AGCTTCACAGCAAGCTGTTGGCAGTGGAGACAGAGATGAACAACAAGAATAAGGAGATCCAGACCCTACACAGCAGCCTGACTGAAGCAATGGTTTCCAAGGATCTGCTGGAGCAGAGAGTGATGGAGCTTATGTCCCAGCACAGTATGCCTGATGACTCAATGCAAGCCCGGGTTCAG GACCTTATGAATGAAAACAAAGGTCTTCAGGTCCAGAGCGAGACCCTGCAAGTCCAGAATGAGACCCTGCATGCCCAGATCTCCTCACAG GTCACCCATGTCTCTCACATTGAGGAGCTACAGAAGCT ATTGGCTGATAAGGAGTTGCAGAGAAAGAGTCTGGAGGATTCTTTAAATGCGGAGAGAAGCAGTGGGGCCAGTAGGGAAACTAACATGCAG GCCTTGCACAATGAGAACGTGTCACTGAAGGCAGAGATTCAGAATCTGCAGGCACAGATTTCTGATCAG ACTGCCTCCCAACTGGCTTTGGACCAGTTCCAAAAGAG TGTCCGGGAGAAGGAGGACAACATGAAAACCGTAGAGGACCTTCTGGAGAAGGGGCTGATTGAGGTGGCCAACAAGGAGGAAGAGCTCAAg GCTATAAGAGAAGAAAACAAGGCACTAAAACAAGAAATAGAGACCCTTCAGAGAAAGACAGCAGAACAG GCATCATCAGAGTCGATAGTGGAAGAACTTCACAGCAA GATCCAAGAGAAGGATGTGAAGCTAAAATCATTGGAGGAGAGTCTACAGATAGCACAAGACAGCAGCTCTACCAGAGAGAAGACAGTTGAG GCTCTGGAGCTGCAGTTGGCTGCCCTGCAGGTAGAGGTAGAGCAGCTGAGACAGAAGGAGACATTAGAAGAGCTGACCAGATCTGGTACCCAGATCCAAGAACTCCAGGCTCA GCTAGCAGCAAAGGACCATGAAATCCAGATGCTACAGGCTGAGCTGGAGGCAAGGACTAAGGAGCTGAGTGAGAAGGTGGAGCAGATACACCAACAG CAGTCCCACACAGCAGTGCCAAGCCCAGAGCTTCTTACAGC GTTGTCAGAGAAGGAGAAGCAGGTCTCAGATCTCCAGGGTGAGCTGGCTGAGCTGAGGGACTCCCTGGAGCTTCATAGGAAGAAGAACAAC GAGCTTCGGGAGAAAAACTGGAGTGCAATGGAAGCTCTGTCAGCTACCGAGGCCATGCTTCAAGGGAAACTCAGCAAAGCTGTCAAG GAGAACCAGACAGCACTGACAATGTGTCAGGCCGAGTGTCGAGATGTTCTGCACAGACTTCTGCCCCATGTGCCTCTGCCCAATGAGCAG AACCATCAGGAATGGCTCCACAGATTTGAGGGGGCAGTAGCTGAAAGCTCAGCTGCACAATCCACCCCTGCACTAGGGGACTCTAAG GGACTGGCTGAGAAGCTGAAAGAAGCCGAGGAAGCTCAAAGGATTCTGCAGAAAGACTGTGACACATACAAGAAGGTGTTGGCAGAGACG GAGGGCATCCTGCAGCGCCTCCAGAACAGCGTGGAGCAGGAGGAGTCTCGCTGGAGGGTGAAGCTGGAGCTATCGCAGGGAGAGCTCcgagag ATGAGCCTGAAAGTCACAGCTCTGGAGCAAGATGTTGAGAGACTAACTGATGGCGCAGAGTTGGAAAAT CTTAGAAGAGGAAAGGAGCACTTGGAGTCTGAGTTGGAGAGGGCGGAGCGTGAGAGTGCCACCTATGTAACAGAGGTCAGAGAG CTCAAAGATCTGTTGACTGAATTGCAGACCAGACTTGATGGCTCATATACAGAGGCTATCAGACAGAATGAGGAGCTGAATTTG CTGAAAACCCAGCTCACTGAGACGCTGTCCAAGCTGGAGACCGAAGAGAACGAGAGGCAAAAGGTGGCCGGTGACCTGTATACG GCCCAGCAGTCTCTTGATCTGATCCAAGGGGAGCTCTCAAAAGTGACTGACAACGGTGATGACCTGATAGAGAATAGCAGTCTGTCGTCACAGAGA GAAGAGATTGACAGAAAGGAGAAAATGACTGCAGGACTGAACCAAACAGTCAGAGAACTGCAGCAGCTGCTACAAGGCGTCAGCCGGCAACTCACCAAGAGAAAGGAAGGG GAGGCTGACAAAGATCTGCCCAAGGTATAG